Proteins encoded in a region of the Falco rusticolus isolate bFalRus1 chromosome 12, bFalRus1.pri, whole genome shotgun sequence genome:
- the LOC119156034 gene encoding kinetochore-associated protein NSL1 homolog isoform X2, protein MAASPAPPPSPAAARDPRVQCCSRRGLGEVMALCAPFVRALAQGQPGGDAAVGDALGSFETAVRENVTINGQPWEVTLDDSLLQSGSNIKILEDQFDELIVETAAKRKQWPKKILVHAVQTMKAEQEMLKLYQPVVTPEKIRSQPSQDAYIADLKQVTETASKQISGTMKSLPVLIERAEGFSQALTWQPILELCKLRHEVFAGCKAKEDNNVQSFVSPGEVTPTDTLTSKNPYVLLKRKKVADPSERRRYPLRQRKITFRT, encoded by the exons ATGGCGGCCagcccggcgccgccgcccagcccggccgccgcccgggACCCGCGGGTGCAGTGCTGCTCGCGGCGCGGGCTGGGCGAGGTGATGGCGCTCTGCGCGCCCTTCGTGCGGGCCCTGGCCCAGGGGCAGCCGGGCGGTGACGCCGCCGTGGGGGACGCGCTCGGG AGCTTCGAAACGGCGGTGCGGGAGAACGTCACCATCAACGGGCAGCCCTGGGAGGTGACTCTGGATGACTCGCTGCTGCAGAGTG GTTCCAACATTAAAATTCTTGAAGATCAGTTTGATGAACTAATAGTAGAGACAGCAGCTAAGCGTAAGCAGTGGCCTAAAAAGATACTGGTACATGCTGTCCAAACCATGAAAGCAGAGCAAGAAATGTTG AAGCTCTACCAGCCTGTCGTAACACCAGAAAAGATAAGATCACAGCCTTCTCAAG ATGCTTACATCGCAGATCTGAAGCAGGTGACAGAAACGGCATCCAAACAGATTAGTGGAACAATGAAG tctCTCCCAGTGCTAATAGAAAGAGCAGAAGGTTTTTCCCAAGCGTTAACTTGGCAACCAATCTTGGAACTCTGCAAGCTGCGGCATGAAGTCTTTGCTGGCTGCAAGGCAAAGGAGGATAATAACGTCCAAAGTTTTGTATCGCCAGGAGAAGTCACACCAACAGACACTCTTACCAGTAAAAATCCCTATGttttgctaaaaagaaaaaaagttgcagatCCATCGGAAAGAAGACGCTACCCACTTCGACAGAGGAAGATTACTTTCAGGACATGA
- the LOC119156034 gene encoding kinetochore-associated protein NSL1 homolog isoform X1: MAASPAPPPSPAAARDPRVQCCSRRGLGEVMALCAPFVRALAQGQPGGDAAVGDALGSFETAVRENVTINGQPWEVTLDDSLLQSGSNIKILEDQFDELIVETAAKRKQWPKKILVHAVQTMKAEQEMLKLYQPVVTPEKIRSQPSQDAYIADLKQVTETASKQISGTMKSHEEDDRKVRRREKNRVAAQRSRKKQTQKADKLHEEYETLEQENTSLKREIGKLTDEMKHLSEVLKDHEKICPLLHCTMNFVTVPRPDALTSCLPR, from the exons ATGGCGGCCagcccggcgccgccgcccagcccggccgccgcccgggACCCGCGGGTGCAGTGCTGCTCGCGGCGCGGGCTGGGCGAGGTGATGGCGCTCTGCGCGCCCTTCGTGCGGGCCCTGGCCCAGGGGCAGCCGGGCGGTGACGCCGCCGTGGGGGACGCGCTCGGG AGCTTCGAAACGGCGGTGCGGGAGAACGTCACCATCAACGGGCAGCCCTGGGAGGTGACTCTGGATGACTCGCTGCTGCAGAGTG GTTCCAACATTAAAATTCTTGAAGATCAGTTTGATGAACTAATAGTAGAGACAGCAGCTAAGCGTAAGCAGTGGCCTAAAAAGATACTGGTACATGCTGTCCAAACCATGAAAGCAGAGCAAGAAATGTTG AAGCTCTACCAGCCTGTCGTAACACCAGAAAAGATAAGATCACAGCCTTCTCAAG ATGCTTACATCGCAGATCTGAAGCAGGTGACAGAAACGGCATCCAAACAGATTAGTGGAACAATGAAG AGTCATGAGGAAGATGACAGGAAggtgaggaggagagaaaaaaaccgAGTTGCTGCGCAGAGGAGCCGCAAGAAGCAGACTCAGAAAGCAGATAAACTCCACGAG gaATATGAGACTCTTGAGCAAGAAAATACCTCcctgaaaagagaaattggAAAGCTAACAGATGAAATGAAACACTTGAGTGAAGTGTTGAAGGATCACGAAAAGATCTGTCCACTGTTGCACTGCACCATGAACTTTGTGACCGTCCCAAGGCCCGATGCACTCACCAGCTGCCTGCCAAGATGA